A section of the Sebastes fasciatus isolate fSebFas1 chromosome 21, fSebFas1.pri, whole genome shotgun sequence genome encodes:
- the mtrr gene encoding methionine synthase reductase → MKRTARWTEWLSTAVLKSMPCEVKPRFLVLYGSQKGQAESLAEGIAEVAEEHGLVAELSCLSLNDKYNLEKENAPVVFIVSTTGDGEPPDNALKFVRSIKTKTLPTDHYRHLCYALLALGDTNYANFCNCGKTIERRLQELGAKQFYATGYADDGVGLEVVVEPWIEGLWKAIKGALSKMASDRTGYLKGEAEDSPKETPDSSIPDAQLNLLRITDQQNCGSIRASVETLPKFATAASSSASASQTAVSDLRPAFPAGSPGLASQPRGAASVSTSAPETQIGDAGVPHVALTASLTHSLPPLSESPLNVPALPPTYLDVSLQEVDNMEQMVGPLNKETLHEVPISKAVQLTKGDSVKMALLLELDISAHPTLTHQPGDSFDVFCPNRATEVEDVLHRLGLHDQRNHRVHISLRKDTKKKGAKVPSYVSQNISLLYLLTWCLEIRSVPKKAFLRALVEHTEDSVQRRRLQELCSKQGAADYNLYVRDPSLNILELLTAFPSCSPPLSLLIEHLPKLQPRPYSAASSRLRYPGKLHFVFNVVEFPACSGRPAGRRGLCTGWLFDLIYPVLVFPEKAESSGSPQIHVSLRPNCSFRPPSDLSAPFIMVGPGTGVAPFIGFLQQREKERKEDPEAGFGDTWLFFGCRHRDGDYLFREELEGFVSSGTLSQLQVCFSRDDPEEEATTSAARPRYVQHNLLLNSQCITDILLKQNGYLYVCGDAKNMAKDVNDTLMEMIRTELQVDQLEAMKTLAGLREEKRYLQDIWG, encoded by the exons ATGAAAAGGACTGCACGCTGGACTGAGTGGCTCTCCACAGCTGTTTTGAAAAG CATGCCCTGTGAAGTGAAGCCTCGGTTTTTGGTTCTCTACGGGTCTCAGAAGGGCCAAGCCGAGTCCCTAGCAGAAGGAATAGCTGAGGTGGCAGAGGAGCACGGACTGGTTGCTGAGCTCAGTTGCTTGAGCCTCAATGACAAG TACAATTTGGAGAAGGAGAATGCCCCAGTGGTCTTTATTGTGTCTACTACTGGAGATGGGGAACCGCCTGACAATGCCCTCAAATTTGTAAGAAGCATCAAGACGAAGACCCTCCCCACTGACCACTATAGACACCTTTGCTATGCACTTTTAG CTTTAGGAGACACAAATTATGCAAATTTCTGTAACTGTGGGAAGACAATTGAGCGTCGTCTACAGGAACTTGGAGCCAAACAATTCTATGCAACGGGATATGCAGATGATGGTGTAGG GCTGGAGGTGGTTGTGGAACCCTGGATAGAAGGACTGTGGAAAGCAATCAAAGGAGCCTTATCGAAAATGGCTTCTGATCGAACTGGTTACTTGAAAGGAGAAGCAGAGGATTCGCCAAAGGAAACTCCTGATTCATCCATACCAGATGCCCAGCTAAACCTACTGAGAATAACTGACCAACAGAACTGCGGGTCGATCAGAGCATCTGTTGAAACACTGCCCAAATTTGCAACTGCTGCATCATCTTCAGCTTCTGCTTCACAGACTGCCGTTTCTGATCTCAGGCCAGCTTTTCCTGCAGGGAGCCCTGGGTTGGCATCCCAGCCTCGTGGTGCTGCCAGTGTCTCTACATCAGCACCGGAGACACAGATTGGGGATGCTGGAGTTCCCCATGTTGCATTGACAGCCTCGCTGACACATTCCCTGCCACCGCTGTCCGAGTCCCCTCTCAATGTTCCTGCTCTGCCTCCTACCTACCTCGATGTCTCTCTTCAGGAGGTGGACAATATGGAACAG ATGGTTGGACCGTTAAACAAAGAAACCCTCCATGAGGTTCCCATATCCAAAGCAGTTCAGCTGACCAAAGGAGATTCAGTCAAGATGGCCCTTCTCTTAGAGCTGGACATCTCT GCTCACCCGACGCTGACCCATCAGCCAGGGGATTCTTTTGATGTGTTCTGCCCAAACAGGGCCACTGAGGTGGAGGACGTGCTCCACAGATTGGGCCTTCATGACCAGAGGAACCACCGAGTACACATTTCTCTACGTAAAGACACTAAGAAAAAAG GTGCCAAGGTGCCATCCTACGTTTCCCAGAACATTTCTCTGCTGTACCTGCTCACGTGGTGTCTAGAGATCAGGAGTGTTCCTAAGAAG GCGTTTCTCCGAGCTCTGGTGGAGCATACGGAGGACAGTGTGCAGAGGAGGAGACTGCAGGAGCTCTGCAGTAAACAAGGCGCCGCAGACTACAACCTGTATGTGAGAGACCCGAGCCTCAACATATTGGAGCTTCTCACAGCCTTCCCGTCCTGCTCGCCTCCTCTCAGCCTCCTCATAG AGCATTTGCCGAAACTGCAGCCCAGGCCTTATTCAGCAGCCAG CTCCCGTCTTAGGTACCCAGGAAAGCTGCATTTTGTCTTCAACGTGGTAGAGTTCCCAGCATGCTCTGGGCGGCCCGCGGGGAGGCGAGGCTTGTGTACCGGTTGGCTCTTTGACCTCATCTATCCTGTCCTGGTTTTCCCTGAGAAGGCTGAATCCTCCGGCAGCCCACAG ATCCATGTGAGTTTGAGACCCAACTGCTCCTTTCGGCCTCCCTCTGACCTGTCGGCGCCCTTCATAATGGTCGGACCGGGAACAGGAGTCGCCCCCTTCATTGGCTTCCTCCAGCAAAG ggagaaggagaggaaggaggaccCTGAAGCCGGATTTGGCGACACCTGGCTGTTCTTCGGTTGTCGCCACAGAGACGGAGACTACCTGTTCAG agaggagctggagggctTTGTGTCCAGCGGTACACTGAGCCAACTCCAGGTGTGTTTCTCCAGAGATGACCCGGAAGAGGAGGCCACCACCTCAGCAGCACGACCCAGATACGTGCAGCACAACCTGCTACTTAACAGCCAATGCATCACTGACATCCTGCTCAAACAGAACGGTTACCTCTACGTCTGCGG AGATGCTAAGAACATGGCTAAAGACGTGAACGACACCCTGATGGAGATGATCAGAACGGAGCTTCAGGTGGACCAACTGGAAGCCATGAAGACACTGGCAG